The DNA region ACAAAGCCTTTTTTATTTGAAGGAAGTTTTCGCGCCAGACAGGCGGAGGCTGGGATTGCAGAGCTAAACGAGGTCGTAGACACTCTTATTACCATCCCCAATCAGCGTCTGCTGAATGTAGTCGGAAAACAGACCAGCATCCTGGATGCCTTTGCACAGGCCGACGAGGTGCTTAAGCAGGCTGTACAAGGAATTTCGGATCTTATTACGGTACCCGGCCTTATTAACCTGGATTTTGCCGATGTTAAAACGATCATGTCCAATATGGGCGTAGCCCTCATGGGAACTGCCGTAGCTACCGGAGAACAACGCGCCATCGACGCCGCCCAAAAGGCTATTTCTAGCCCTCTGCTGGACGATATAACCATTGATGGGGCAAGAGGAGTCCTGATTAATATTACCGGTGGTAAAAATCTCGGCCTCCATGAAGTGAGCGAGGCGGCTTCTATCATTCAAGAAGCTGCTCATCCAGAAGCCAATATTATCTTTGGCGCCGTGATCGATGAAACCCTCACCGATGAAATCCGAATTACCGTCATCGCTACAGGATTTGATGCAAAAGAGAAAGTAGAACGTGAAAAAATAGAGCGACAGTTGGGATCTGAAAAACTTCCCTACAAGTATCTGGATACCAGCCATGCACGCAAAAAATCTTCTGGTGGAATTCCTAAGAAACGGCTAGAGCCTGTTAGCGGTGATTTCGTCGTGGAGAATGATCTGGATATCCCAACCTTCATCCGGAAAAAAGCGGATTAGTTTAATCCGTAGGGAGTAAGTAGTGGTAAAGAGTGAAAACCTTTTTACTACCCATTAGGATCTGCGGGCAAGGATGCCCGCACTTTCAACAATAAAGAGTGGTAAAAGAGGGGATACCTTTTTACTACGGGTTACTTACTACCTACTTTCTTATATGAAAGGATTTTCTTCTCTTCTTCTCTATATAGGGACTATGTTGACCCTCTTCGTGTTAGCATCTTGTGCCACTCCTCCCTTTGATGTTTTTCAAAGTCCTAGAGTGAGTTCTTCACAAAATACCTCAGAAGTACCTCAAAATGGGTTCTCCGATTGGGATTATTCGGCTTCCGATCAGCTAGCACCTTCCAGCCCCTATGAACCTCCCTCCACATCTCCTTATCCTGTAACTCAGTATCCCACTCTCTATCCGGGTATATCTCCACGTAAAGCCCTTACCCATCCACCTAAACTGGTGAATGTAACGGCTCCTGAATCCACTCCTGAATCTGGACAAGGGGTTATCCAGATCGAACCAAAATCCAATTTAACCCATAAACCGATACGCCTGGTCCCTTTAACTAACCCAAAGCCTGAATATCATCCGGGTTATCCCCCGGGTTATCGCCTGGACTATCCCCGGGGCTATCTTCCTCCTTATCTTCCCAGTTATCCACGCAACTTAGGAGATCCTTATGGACGCCCGATTTGTCCGGCTTATCCTTCTAGCTTTTCGAATCTTCCTCCTCCAGACTCCAGGGACTATCCAGAGATTGCTGAGGCCTCTTGTCCCTAAGGGGAATTTTACTTAAATTATTTACTAACCAAACCTTTAAAGAACTTGTCCGGAAGAGGGAATTTTGTGTAAATTATTCATGGGATAATAATTTTCTGGATTAGAGGGTCAGTTTAACAAGTGATCCAGGTTTTGGCTGTACCTTGTTACCTTTCGTTAAAGATACCCAAGTCCT from Candidatus Limnocylindrales bacterium includes:
- the ftsZ gene encoding cell division protein FtsZ translates to MDFEETSSMRAKIKVIGVGGGGGNAVNRMISAGLEGVEFIATNTDVQVLKQNLAPKKYQLGAKLTKGLGAGSDPLIGKNAALEDEDLLAEMVGDADMVFITAGMGGGTGTGASPIIAAKAKELGALTVAVVTKPFLFEGSFRARQAEAGIAELNEVVDTLITIPNQRLLNVVGKQTSILDAFAQADEVLKQAVQGISDLITVPGLINLDFADVKTIMSNMGVALMGTAVATGEQRAIDAAQKAISSPLLDDITIDGARGVLINITGGKNLGLHEVSEAASIIQEAAHPEANIIFGAVIDETLTDEIRITVIATGFDAKEKVEREKIERQLGSEKLPYKYLDTSHARKKSSGGIPKKRLEPVSGDFVVENDLDIPTFIRKKAD